Proteins found in one bacterium genomic segment:
- the glnD gene encoding [protein-PII] uridylyltransferase, with product MSLPSLSRDLLRTDLPDRDFLERLKEYLAGTHAAVREGQRQCLCGGAEACRRISGAMDAVLSVLYDRARARFRASAPDMSYRMAVVAVGGYGRSELCPHSDVDLLFLHGYKVDRFVEAMTEWMLYPLWDLGLEVGHSVRNIKETIRLAAADDSIRTALLDHRLVAGDDPLYRPSMRELDRFLYFQGGDKFIAKKIGEMRSRHAKVGSTVYLLEPNVKEGRGGLRDLQTAVWGARIKYKCDGLAELRKKGVVGARTVEAIRHVLDYLLRVRNELHYLQGKKSDVLGFEVQDRLAERFRYRQVGSNQAVERFMRSYYLHAASAARLSDEVLEEVGRFLPEEGSRKPFFFLKRKLIGEGGILYKGKLQVKDSASLEKEPIRILEFFRSMQKTKSTLSPQARRNIQLALPAVGAAFREDREAAKIFLEILADPVHLRETLLAMNESRFLARYIPEFAPLYCRVQRDIYHVYTVDIHSIRCASVLAEIGTSPSRTKEAEEFLRIHATVQNPGLLHLAILFHDIGKGKGHGHSRIGAEIVARIGARWGLAERDVSDLVFLVEHHLLMANVSQRRDLHDIELILSFADTVGTVSRLDQLYLLTYADMKEVAPEVWTQWKAMLLAELYEKGRNVLDQGALKRPFEERAHRRRQQVRELLSGEPRDTVDRFLARVDDRYLLATPDGRFVEHARTLEAFDGKTPAIVAIDWPESGITEFLVVCPDERGLFAKIAGTLSANSMNILNASIATTVDAVALDTFYASYLGKSLRGDPKKGRVIADLSRVLRGETNVEALMAEPRVGKYVRDRVPRYRPTRVVFDNTVSSRCTVVDIFTYDRIGLLYDITSTLTALGIDIALSKISTKADQVADVFYIVDRDGRKVSAPDRQEEIRQALLAAIGA from the coding sequence GTGTCTCTTCCATCCCTTTCACGGGACCTCCTCCGGACCGACCTCCCCGACCGGGACTTCCTCGAACGTCTGAAGGAGTACCTCGCCGGCACCCACGCCGCGGTGCGCGAGGGGCAGCGGCAATGCCTGTGCGGCGGAGCCGAGGCGTGCCGGAGGATCTCCGGCGCCATGGACGCCGTCCTGTCGGTTCTCTACGACCGCGCGCGCGCGCGGTTCCGCGCCTCGGCGCCGGACATGTCGTACCGGATGGCGGTCGTAGCGGTGGGCGGCTACGGGCGGAGCGAGTTGTGCCCCCACTCCGACGTGGACCTTCTTTTCCTTCACGGCTACAAGGTCGACCGCTTCGTCGAGGCGATGACCGAGTGGATGCTCTACCCGCTGTGGGACCTCGGCCTCGAGGTGGGGCACAGCGTCCGCAACATCAAGGAGACGATCCGTCTCGCCGCCGCGGACGACTCGATCCGGACGGCGCTCCTCGACCACCGGCTCGTCGCGGGGGACGACCCCCTGTACCGCCCGTCGATGCGGGAGTTGGACCGGTTCCTCTACTTCCAGGGCGGCGACAAGTTCATCGCGAAGAAGATCGGGGAGATGCGCTCGCGGCACGCCAAGGTCGGATCCACGGTCTACCTGCTGGAGCCGAACGTCAAGGAGGGACGGGGAGGGCTGCGCGACCTGCAGACGGCGGTCTGGGGAGCGCGGATCAAGTACAAGTGCGACGGTCTCGCGGAGCTGCGGAAGAAGGGCGTGGTGGGGGCCCGGACCGTCGAGGCGATCCGGCACGTCCTCGACTACCTTCTCCGGGTGCGGAACGAGCTCCACTACCTGCAGGGGAAGAAATCCGACGTCCTCGGCTTCGAGGTGCAGGATCGGCTGGCGGAGCGGTTCCGCTACCGGCAGGTCGGGTCGAACCAGGCCGTCGAGCGGTTCATGCGCTCGTACTACCTCCACGCGGCCTCCGCGGCCCGGCTCTCCGACGAGGTCCTCGAGGAGGTGGGACGGTTCCTTCCGGAGGAGGGGAGCCGGAAGCCGTTCTTCTTCCTGAAGCGGAAGCTCATCGGCGAGGGGGGGATTCTCTACAAGGGGAAGCTGCAGGTCAAGGACAGCGCCTCCCTCGAGAAGGAACCGATCCGGATTCTCGAGTTCTTCCGGTCGATGCAGAAGACGAAATCGACCCTTTCCCCGCAGGCCCGGCGGAACATCCAGCTGGCGTTGCCCGCCGTGGGGGCCGCGTTCCGCGAGGACCGGGAGGCGGCGAAGATCTTCCTCGAGATCCTCGCCGACCCGGTTCACCTGCGGGAGACGCTCCTCGCCATGAACGAAAGCCGCTTCCTCGCCCGGTACATCCCCGAGTTCGCCCCCCTCTACTGCAGGGTGCAGCGGGACATCTACCACGTCTACACGGTGGACATCCACTCCATCCGCTGCGCGAGCGTCCTGGCGGAGATCGGGACGTCCCCTTCCCGCACCAAGGAAGCGGAGGAGTTCCTCCGGATCCACGCGACCGTGCAAAACCCCGGCCTGCTCCACCTCGCGATCCTGTTCCACGACATCGGGAAGGGGAAGGGGCACGGCCACAGCAGGATCGGCGCGGAGATCGTGGCGCGCATCGGCGCCCGGTGGGGGCTCGCGGAGCGGGACGTGTCGGACCTCGTCTTCCTCGTGGAGCATCACCTGCTGATGGCCAACGTTTCGCAGCGGCGCGACCTGCACGACATCGAGCTGATCCTCTCCTTCGCCGATACCGTGGGAACGGTCTCCCGGCTGGACCAGCTCTACCTGCTCACCTATGCGGACATGAAGGAGGTGGCGCCGGAGGTCTGGACCCAATGGAAGGCGATGCTCCTGGCCGAGTTGTACGAGAAGGGACGCAACGTCCTGGACCAGGGGGCCCTCAAGCGTCCGTTCGAGGAGCGGGCGCACCGGCGGCGCCAGCAGGTGCGCGAACTGCTGAGCGGAGAACCCCGCGATACGGTGGATCGCTTCCTCGCCCGCGTGGACGACCGGTATCTCCTCGCCACGCCCGACGGCCGCTTCGTGGAGCATGCGCGGACCCTCGAGGCGTTCGACGGGAAGACGCCCGCCATCGTGGCGATCGACTGGCCGGAATCGGGGATCACGGAGTTCCTCGTCGTCTGCCCCGACGAGCGCGGTCTCTTCGCGAAGATCGCGGGGACGCTGTCGGCCAACAGCATGAACATCCTCAACGCCTCGATCGCCACCACCGTGGATGCCGTCGCGCTGGACACCTTTTACGCCAGCTATCTCGGCAAGTCCCTGCGGGGAGATCCGAAGAAGGGGCGGGTCATCGCCGACCTTTCGCGCGTCCTCCGGGGGGAGACCAACGTGGAGGCGCTCATGGCCGAGCCGCGGGTGGGAAAGTACGTCCGGGACCGTGTCCCCCGGTACAGGCCCACGCGCGTCGTCTTCGACAACACGGTCTCCTCGCGCTGCACCGTCGTGGACATCTTCACCTACGACCGGATCGGTCTCCTCTACGACATCACGAGCACGCTGACGGCGCTCGGGATCGACATCGCGCTCTCCAAGATCTCCACGAA